The window AGAATATTTCAAGTGAGGATATTATTGATTGGGATTATTATCAAAAAATATTTGAAAAAGTTGAGTTTTCAAACAGCAATTTTTTTATCACAGGAAAAGCAGGAACAGGGAAGTCAACTTTTATTCGCTATTTTATAGAGCATTCTGTTAAGAAATTTATTGTACTTGCTTATACTGGGATTGCTGCTCTAAATGTTAATGGAGAAACAATAAATTCCTTTTTTCAATTTCCTTTAAAACCCTTATTACCAAATAGTTCTGACGATATAAAGGTCTTTAATAAGAACCATCCAAAGCGTTCTATTATTAAGGAATTAGAAACAATTATTATTGATGAAGTGTCAATGGTGAGGGCAGATATTATGCAGGGAATTGATTATTCTTTAAGAAAAAATACAGGCATTAATAAGCCTTTTGGAGGTAGGCAAATTATTATTGTTGGCGATTTATTTCAAATACCTCCTGTTGTTAGAAGTGGTAGTGGAGTTGAAAGTGAGATGTTTAAATCAGTTTATAAAACACCTTTTTTCTTTAGTGCATCTGCCTATAAAAATGCGAATTTTAAATTACTTGAGCTAACAAAGACGTTTAGGCACAATTATAAGGATTTTATCAAACTTCTTGACTTGATAAGAACTGCGAGTTTTACAAACAATGATATTTCTTTGCTTAATAAATCGTATAAACCATATTTTGAAAATAATATAAATAATCTTAGAATAAGTCTTGTTACCACAAATGCGATTGCATCAAGGATTAATGAGAGTTGTTTAAAAAAAGTATCAGGTCAAACAAAAGTATATCATGCAGTAGTACAACATGACTTTGCAGTGTCAAAATTCCCCACCGATTATGAGCTGAAATTGAAATGTGGTGCCCAAATTATTATGGCGAAAAATGATTATTGTGGAAGATGGGTAA is drawn from Bacteroidota bacterium and contains these coding sequences:
- a CDS encoding AAA family ATPase, which encodes MKTLTENIETKESLFKQNISSEDIIDWDYYQKIFEKVEFSNSNFFITGKAGTGKSTFIRYFIEHSVKKFIVLAYTGIAALNVNGETINSFFQFPLKPLLPNSSDDIKVFNKNHPKRSIIKELETIIIDEVSMVRADIMQGIDYSLRKNTGINKPFGGRQIIIVGDLFQIPPVVRSGSGVESEMFKSVYKTPFFFSASAYKNANFKLLELTKTFRHNYKDFIKLLDLIRTASFTNNDISLLNKSYKPYFENNINNLRISLVTTNAIASRINESCLKKVSGQTKVYHAVVQHDFAVSKFPTDYELKLKCGAQIIMAKNDYCGRWVNGSIGKVHSLSDKCIEVKFENNKIYKVEKYTWYNIKYKWNKIKNRITTEVLGAFEQYPIKLAWAITIHKSQGLTFNKVAIDLGFGAFAHGQLYVALSRCKTLNGIVLKSRIKPSDVILDERVMRFCGNY